Genomic DNA from uncultured Methanospirillum sp.:
TCCTGCAATGATGCGAATAATTGCTGAATATGCAGATGAGATGTCAAAAAGAACCCAGGTCGTCATAACCACTCATTCGGCAGAGTTTCTTACGGCTTGTGGGGGATTTGTCCCAAATACTTTTGTTATTGAGTGGAATGATGGAGCATCTGTGATACGTCAGGTATCTGAGGAGAAACTCAAATTCTGGCTGGAAGATTATACGTTGGGATCCCTCTTTTCCTCAGGTGAACTTGAGGGGATGGAATGAGATTCATCCTGATAGTTGAAGGTGATACTGAAAAAAAGGTCTATTGAGGGTCTAATCAGAAAACACCTCTTTGAAAAAACAGGGCAGAAGATCGGAGTTACAGCGATCAACATTAATGGATATGGAAATTTTATCCGTGATCTGCCCCAAAAAGCTAAAAAATTTATCACCGGACCTGATAAGGATGAGATACTTGCAGTTGTCGGGCTGATGGATCTCTATAAGACACCGTATACCCATGAAGTCAACTGTCCAATACGTGAACGTATTCTGCAGGAAACCCAATATTTTGAAGAATTAATTTCACAGGATCAATTCAGGATGTTTTTTGCTGTGCATGAGTATGAAGCCTGGCTTTTATCAGATTTTGAAAAGTTCGATCCCGCAATCAAGAGCAGGATCGCTTCACATGCCCGCAATCCTGAAGAGGTGAATACTGATGAACCACCGTCAAAATTCCTGAAGCGTTTATATTCAGAATATTTACATAGAGAATACAAGAAGACTGTTGATGGAAAAGTCCTGATGGGTAGGATTGATCCAGAAAAAGTATATGAGAAATGCCCGAATTATCGTGCTATGGTTGATTTTTTAGTTTCTCTTGTGTAGATCTGGGTGTGTGACTGATTTTTTGACTGATGTTGTCAATAAACTCTGGGATTTTTGTAACACTTCAGTATAATGGTATCGATTATGACTATATCGAGCAGATTTCCTATCTGCTCTTCATTAAGATGGCCCATGAAGGAGACCGGCCACTCCCCAATGGGTAAGATCTCTTAACCGTTTGCATTTTTTTGGTCGGAAATAGACTGGCACAATGAACAGTTCATGCCACATGGGGCTATCAGGTCTGGTTGGATCATGGTTGTGAGCGGGAGATTAGGTGTTTGAGCGGGACGAATCCTCTCTTTATCCGGTGTCTGTTTTACGATTCATGGGTGGTCCGCTGTTCGATGGATCTCCGGGCGGGAGAGCGGGAGATCCAGATATACAGAGATGTGTGAACAGGGGGACAGGTGCACACTCTATGATCCTATTCTCCCGCTCTATTATTATAATTATTATTATTCTTAGTTAGATCTATGTTTAGAGGATTGGATGTCCGGCAAAAGCGAGCGGGGGTTCCCGCTCACGAGAAGGATTGGGGTTTTTCTCCCGCCCGTATCTTCATGCATAAAAATAACATATCGTTTTACACAAATTGCATTAATTTTTGTGAAAATTTATTAGTTTTAGTGTATATGACCGGTTACATTGCAATAATTATTTTTGTAACATATTACTTTACCAAAAGATCTTCATAATAGTTTATGAGAATAGCGATTACCCCCCCATTCCTAAATAGATTTTATATGAAGCATATAAACCCGGTTACACACAATTCTCAATATCAGGGTTTATCATATTTCGTACATCAAAAATTCAGATGATAATTTAGCTGAAACCCCGAATTTAGTTTTGATATACCAACTGGAGAAAGATAGGAGATGATCGAGGTTTCTCTAAGGGCAGTGTAGATCCAGTAAAAATGTTTCATTCAAGCTAACTTTTATTGAAAATATTAAGTAACACTCACTTTTTCTCCACATTAAGTTAGGCCCTTAAGTTTGTCTCAAATACAATATAATTGAATAAATAGTAAAAGGAGGCATATAAAAAGGATGCAGCCTTCGAACCTTGAATACGCCGCTGATGATATACCAGCATATCCTACGATGTTTCTGCTTGGGCTGCAACATTTAGGTATCGTAGCCACTGCTTTTATATTTCCAATCATTGTCGCCAGGACTGCAAATCTTGAGACCGGTGCTGCAGCCTTTTTTGTCTCAATGTCCATGCTCTCCAATGGCATTGCGTGTATATTTCAAGCAATAAAACATCCCGAGTTTGGATCCGGCTTCCTCATCCCCCGCGTAAATGGCCCAAACTTTGTTTCTGCTTCCGTATTGGCCCTTCAGGGTGGAGGCCTTTCACTCCTTTGTGGGATGACGGCCTTCTCCGGTATACTACAGGCTCTCCTCTCCCGGATAGTCTATAAACTTCGTATCCTCTTCCCGGTAGAAGTGACTGGCCTTGTGATCATGATGCTTGGAGTTACTGTGATTCCCTATGCATTGCCTAATTTTTTTGGAATGAGCAACATAAACTCCACCCCTCATCCTCTGGCAACACTTATCGCAATAATCACCCTCCTGGTTACGGTAAGTGTAACCGTGTGGGGGAAAGGTAGTCTTAAACTCTTTCCAGTTATCGTTGGAATGGCGGTCGGCTATGCCTTATGCATCAGTCTCGGTATCGCCGGCGATGATCCAGTTGGGAAAATCGCATGTTCACCACTCGTTGCGTTACCCAATATCTCATATTTTGGCCTTTCCTTTAAAGCTGATCTCATCATTCCATTTACTATCGCTGCTCTTGTTACGTTTGTAAAAAGTATCGGCGAATTTTCTATCTGCCAACGAATCAACAATCCGGAGTGGAAACGACCGGATATGAAGAATATCAGGTCCGGTCTCTTTGCAGATGGCATTGCATCATGTATCGGAGGTCTTTTAGGTGGAATGGGGCAGACAGGTTCTTCTTCGAATATCGGTCTCTCAATAGCCACCCGCTCGACCAGCAGGTACATCGGATTTGTTACTGGTGGAATTCTCATCATTCTCGCCTTTGTTCCCATTCTTGCCACGATTTTCCTTATTATGCCAGGTCCGGTAATAGGGGGGACGATAATTTATGTTGCCGGATTTATTATCGTCGGAGGTATTCAGACGATCACTTCACGGATGCTTGACGCCCGGAAAATATTAGTCATCGGAATTTCATTTATTTTTGGAACCAGCGTTTATCTTATCCCAAATGCCTATTCAGGTGTTCCCACCCTCATAAAACCGATATTTGATTCAGCCCTCTCACTTGCTACGATTATAGCAATAATTCTCAATCTTCTCATGAGAATCGGAATCAGGGAAAAAGTCGCGATCACTCTAGATCCTGATGGGAATATTTATGAACAGATCTTCACTCTGATGGAGAGACAGGGTGAAGCCTGGGCTGCAAGAAAAGAGGTGATCGTTCGGATGGCTACTGCCTTAACCGAGGGATCTGAACTTATTGTATATCACCTGTTATCTTCCGGTCCGGTAAAAATTTCAGTCTCATTTGATGAATATAATTTAGATGCTCATATATCCTATTCCGGGAAACTCCTCCCCTTACCTGAAAAACCACCAGGTGAAGAGGAGATTCTAAATGACCCCTCTTTGATGACCGGGCTTGGAGGATTTCTTATTCGAAAACATGCTGATACCGTTAGTTCATCATCATTTGATGGCCACTCACTATTGAAGATCCATATGGATCATTAAATGTGAAGTATATCGAATTTAATTCAGATACATGGTCTTCAAATCCTCCTTCATTCTCTCATCGTAAGAGATTGAACTATGAGAATAGTGCGTACCCTATTTTATCTAAGTATGTCGAATAATAGGTATGAGTTTCTTGGCTCTTCGTCATGGGCAACTGAAATTCGATTTACCCACATGAAACGACGAAGAGCCAAATTCCAGAACTCTTCAGAATATTTCTCAATACTCTGAAGCGATATTCGATTGTATGGGTAGAATGAATCTTTGTATCCACCGATTATTTCCACCCATGATGGGTTGCACTCGATATCTCAGTAGATAAACGGTATCAATCTCCAGGTCTCTTTCATGTATTCTCCATATGCCGGTCCCAGATGATCACAGAGGGCTGCTTCTTCATATGATATCCTGATTAGAACTGCGGGTATGAGAACTCCCACAACAATGATGGGAATGAGAATATTCTGAAAGACCATGGTAACTCCGAATGCACTGATGATGGATCCGAGATAGGCAGGGTGTCTGATATATCGGTATAATCCGGTGTTGACGATGGTATGGTCATCTCTGATATGAATGATGGTTCGGAAATGACGGCCCAGTGTCCTGATTGCCAGGAACCTGATGATGATTCCGGCCCACATGATGGCGATGCTGATACCCATGATTGTGTCAGGATCGAATGGGAACTGGAAAAGCGGATTGTATCCTATGAGAAATGAGAGAACTATTCCGGTGATGACAGCAAGCCCGATCTTTCTCCGGGAGCCCTGATCCTGCTTTTTTGTGGTGTTCCGGTCCCGGAATACCAGGTAGAGTTCACTGATGATCCAGAGGATGAGGGTTATGTACCAGATTGGGGTATACGATGAGGTGAAAGCCTGAGAGAAGATCATAAATATGTTGTACTGTAGGGTCCGGGAGAAGAATAATAATGGGATCTCCGGGGGGTATTATTGTATGATCCGATATTTCCGGTCTTTTATATCCTAGTGAAAATTTGGTATTGGATCAAATTTTTTTTGGAATGTCCAGAAAAGGCGAGTAGGACCTCACAATAATGAGAAGGATTAGGGTTTTTGGCCCGTTCTTGATGCGAAGATAACTCTCAATTTTAACTTTTCTGTGGATTACTTAAATTACTAAAATTTTGGGACGCGTAATATGTCTCATCTATCATAATAAATCTAAAATTAATTATAATATTTTAAGAATAAAATATCAAAAGACCTAATTATTACACAATAGATTAATTGTAACGTTTATTACAAAAAATCAATTCCCAACTCTTATCGCTTACCCCGCACCACGTTATAAATATGAGGGTT
This window encodes:
- a CDS encoding DUF4276 family protein, whose protein sequence is MILKKRSIEGLIRKHLFEKTGQKIGVTAININGYGNFIRDLPQKAKKFITGPDKDEILAVVGLMDLYKTPYTHEVNCPIRERILQETQYFEELISQDQFRMFFAVHEYEAWLLSDFEKFDPAIKSRIASHARNPEEVNTDEPPSKFLKRLYSEYLHREYKKTVDGKVLMGRIDPEKVYEKCPNYRAMVDFLVSLV
- a CDS encoding solute carrier family 23 protein, producing MQPSNLEYAADDIPAYPTMFLLGLQHLGIVATAFIFPIIVARTANLETGAAAFFVSMSMLSNGIACIFQAIKHPEFGSGFLIPRVNGPNFVSASVLALQGGGLSLLCGMTAFSGILQALLSRIVYKLRILFPVEVTGLVIMMLGVTVIPYALPNFFGMSNINSTPHPLATLIAIITLLVTVSVTVWGKGSLKLFPVIVGMAVGYALCISLGIAGDDPVGKIACSPLVALPNISYFGLSFKADLIIPFTIAALVTFVKSIGEFSICQRINNPEWKRPDMKNIRSGLFADGIASCIGGLLGGMGQTGSSSNIGLSIATRSTSRYIGFVTGGILIILAFVPILATIFLIMPGPVIGGTIIYVAGFIIVGGIQTITSRMLDARKILVIGISFIFGTSVYLIPNAYSGVPTLIKPIFDSALSLATIIAIILNLLMRIGIREKVAITLDPDGNIYEQIFTLMERQGEAWAARKEVIVRMATALTEGSELIVYHLLSSGPVKISVSFDEYNLDAHISYSGKLLPLPEKPPGEEEILNDPSLMTGLGGFLIRKHADTVSSSSFDGHSLLKIHMDH
- a CDS encoding isoprenylcysteine carboxylmethyltransferase family protein, with the protein product MIFSQAFTSSYTPIWYITLILWIISELYLVFRDRNTTKKQDQGSRRKIGLAVITGIVLSFLIGYNPLFQFPFDPDTIMGISIAIMWAGIIIRFLAIRTLGRHFRTIIHIRDDHTIVNTGLYRYIRHPAYLGSIISAFGVTMVFQNILIPIIVVGVLIPAVLIRISYEEAALCDHLGPAYGEYMKETWRLIPFIY